The following is a genomic window from Pseudomonas promysalinigenes.
GCGCTGAAGCCGCTTTCGGCAGTCTGTTCATAACCCATGCAGGCTTTGAGGTGGTCACGCAGCAGTTGCAGCCCCTGGTTGTCCCCCTTGGCGCTCAGGGTGATTGTCACATGGCCATCGTCAGACTGTTCCAGCCCTACTTGCTCGCCACTGAGGTCTGCCTTGTTGCGTATCAACGTGACCTTGGCCGGTTCGGGGCGCAGGTCGAGAAACTCAGGCCACAAGGCGAACGGGTCGCTGGCCTCGGGCGCGGTGGAATCAACCACCAAGAGTACTCGATCGGCCTCGCCAATAGCCTTCAACGCCCGCTCTACACCGATCTTTTCCACATGGTCATCGGTGTCGCGCAGGCCTGCCGTGTCGACCACGTGCAGCGGCATGCCGTCGATGTGGATATGTTCACGCAGAATGTCCCGTGTAGTACCGGCGATATCCGTCACGATGGCGGCCTCCCGGCCAGCCAGCTGATTGAGCAAGCTCGATTTCCCGGCGTTGGGCCGGCCGGCGATGACTACCGTCATGCCATCGCGCAGCAAGGCGCCCTGCCCAGCCTCTCGTTGTACGGTAGACAACTGGTCACGCACAGCATCGAGCATCGAAAGCACATGGCCATCGGCAAGGAAGTCGATTTCTTCCTCAGGAAAATCGATGGCAGCCTCGACGTAGATGCGCAAAGCAATTAACGCTTCGGTCAGGCCGTGCACACGTTTGGAGAACTCCCCCTGCAACGAGCGCAGCGCGTTGCGTGCAGCCTGGCTTGA
Proteins encoded in this region:
- the mnmE gene encoding tRNA uridine-5-carboxymethylaminomethyl(34) synthesis GTPase MnmE translates to MNTVRETIAAIATAQGRGGVGIVRLSGPLAGKAGQLITGRTLTPRHAHYGPFRDEEGLVLDEGIALFFPGPNSFTGEDVLELQGHGGPVVLDMLLQRCVQVGCRLARPGEFSERAFLNDKLDLAQAEAIADLIEASSSQAARNALRSLQGEFSKRVHGLTEALIALRIYVEAAIDFPEEEIDFLADGHVLSMLDAVRDQLSTVQREAGQGALLRDGMTVVIAGRPNAGKSSLLNQLAGREAAIVTDIAGTTRDILREHIHIDGMPLHVVDTAGLRDTDDHVEKIGVERALKAIGEADRVLLVVDSTAPEASDPFALWPEFLDLRPEPAKVTLIRNKADLSGEQVGLEQSDDGHVTITLSAKGDNQGLQLLRDHLKACMGYEQTAESGFSARRRHLDALRQASSHLEHGRAQLTLAGAGELLAEDLRQAQQALGEITGAFSSDDLLGRIFSSFCIGK